In Pelodiscus sinensis isolate JC-2024 chromosome 2, ASM4963464v1, whole genome shotgun sequence, the following proteins share a genomic window:
- the RBM48 gene encoding RNA-binding protein 48, giving the protein MAVPGDGVGGFCKHHAQQGVCDSRAKYREGRRPRAVKVYTVNLESRYLLIQGVPALGVMKELVQQFALYGAIEEYNALDEYPAEQFTEVYLIKFQKLQSARIAKRKMDERSFFGSLLHVCYAPEFETVQETREKLQDRRKYIAKATSNRVLFIAKKIQEPKKTASKNLERCFQPETLGVSAADASTSNWDPSARCPYPYKPSCEFSSRNTACPSGDHFQSAMAFPQYVNNSAETSEYNSQSKPLTNSAQERGRTNSPVSLVLQRKVPSDNGIGRFMPRTTQLQERKRKRDQSNQIAFIGTDSDSSEIIIGPRLPEIPKVDMDDDSLNTSASLIRNKLNKVSVTVPKTSGEKPEDSQTKPPIKQRRRI; this is encoded by the exons ATGGCGGTGCCTGGCGATGGAGTTGGGGGCTTTTGTAAACACCACGCGCAGCAGGGCGTCTGCGACTCGCGCGCCAAGTACCGGGAGGGGCGCAGGCCCCGCGCAGTGAAG gTGTACACTGTCAACTTAGAATCTCGTTATTTGCTAATACAAGGCGTTCCTGCTTTGGGTGTCATGAAGGAATTAGTGCAACAGTTTGCATTATATGGTGCCATTGAGGAGTACAATGCTTTAGATGAGTATCCAGCGGAACAATTTACAGAAGTTTATCTTATCAAATTCCAAAAATTACAGAGTGCAAG GATAGCCAAGAGAAAAATGGATGAACGGAGTTTCTTTGGTAGTTTGCTTCATGTGTGTTATGCTCCAGAATTTGAAACAGTCCAAGAAACAAGGGAGAAGTTGCAAGACAGGAGAAAGTATATAGCAAAAGCAACAAGTAATAGAG TTCTTTTTATTGCAAAGAAGATACAGGAACCTAAAAAGACTGCTTCAAAGAACTTAGAACGTTGCTTTCAACCAGAAACCTTAGGAGTCAGTGCAGCTGATGCAAGTACTAGTAACTGGGATCCCTCTGCACGTTGTCCTTACCCTTATAAGCCATCTTGCGAATTTTCATCAAGAAATACAGCATGTCCTTCAGGAGATCACTTTCAGAGTGCAATGGCATTCCCTCAGTATGTCAATAACAGTGCTGAAACTTCTGAATACAATAGCCAAAGCAAACCTTTGACTAATAGTGCACAAGAAAGGGGGCGTACTAACTCACCAGTTTCTCTTGTGCTGCAAAGAAAAGTTCCTTCTGATAATGGAATTGGGAGATTTATGCCCCGAACAACTCAACTGCAAGAacgaaagagaaagagagaccaaaGCAATCAAATTGCCTTCATTGGAACAGACTCAGATAGTAGTGAAATCATTATTGGTCCACGGCTACCAGAAATACCAAAAGTAGACATGGATGATGATTCCTTGAATACTTCAGCAAGTTTAATTCGAAATAAACTTAACAAG GTATCAGTTACTGTTCCAAAAACATCTGGGGAAAAACCAGAGGATAGTCAAACAAAGCCACCGATAAAGCAGAGAAGAAGAATATAG